From a region of the Chitinophagales bacterium genome:
- the ndhC gene encoding NADH-quinone oxidoreductase subunit A has protein sequence MILLQAANESVSPTVVNYFPILLQFIFAGGFVATTMVGTHFLGPKLQTNKKLKAFESGVKSVGNARQPFAIKYFLTAILFVLFDVEIVFLYPWAVNFSDLGWNGIIAMGLFMGLLLSGFIYIVKSGALDWE, from the coding sequence ATGATACTATTGCAAGCTGCAAATGAATCTGTGAGTCCAACAGTTGTCAATTATTTTCCGATTTTATTACAGTTTATTTTTGCTGGCGGTTTTGTGGCAACCACCATGGTCGGAACGCATTTTTTAGGGCCTAAGTTGCAGACGAATAAGAAACTGAAGGCTTTTGAGAGCGGCGTGAAATCTGTTGGCAATGCAAGGCAGCCTTTCGCCATTAAGTATTTCCTGACGGCCATCTTATTTGTTTTGTTTGATGTGGAAATTGTCTTTCTCTACCCATGGGCCGTGAATTTTTCGGATTTGGGATGGAACGGTATCATTGCGATGGGACTGTTTATGGGACTTTTGCTTTCAGGTTTTATTTACATTGTAAAGTCAGGTGCCCTGGATTGGGAATAG
- a CDS encoding 23S rRNA (pseudouridine(1915)-N(3))-methyltransferase RlmH has product MKIKLITFSKDDDKHVRALFELYAQRLKHYTSFEYLNFKPEKSADPASQKKKDADMLLKKMEDHAMLILLDEQGEEMNSIQLAGFISGKMNAAVRSLQFVIGGAYGFDKRVYHRCNGMISLSKFTLPHQLAKVVMAEQLYRAFTIIRNEKYHHGE; this is encoded by the coding sequence ATGAAGATTAAGCTGATCACTTTTTCGAAGGATGATGACAAGCATGTGCGTGCCCTCTTTGAGCTCTATGCACAACGTCTCAAGCATTACACTTCATTTGAGTACCTTAATTTCAAGCCGGAGAAATCGGCTGATCCTGCATCACAAAAAAAGAAGGATGCGGATATGCTGCTGAAAAAAATGGAAGATCATGCCATGCTCATACTATTGGATGAACAAGGAGAGGAAATGAATTCTATTCAACTGGCAGGTTTTATTTCCGGCAAAATGAACGCAGCGGTCAGGTCACTTCAATTTGTTATCGGAGGTGCCTATGGTTTCGACAAGCGTGTTTATCACCGGTGCAACGGGATGATATCACTTTCAAAATTCACCCTGCCTCATCAGTTGGCAAAGGTGGTTATGGCTGAACAGCTTTACCGGGCTTTTACAATTATCAGGAATGAAAAATATCACCATGGTGAATAA
- a CDS encoding NADH-quinone oxidoreductase subunit B produces METTINSDRKITVAEAPEGISGAGFFATSLDKVVGLARKNSIWPLPFATSCCGIEFMASMASHYDFARFGAERVSFSPRQADLLMVMGTIAKKMGPILKQVYEQMAEPRWVIAVGACASSGGIFDTYSVLQGIDQIIPVDVYVPGCPPRPEQIIDGLMRIQDLVANESLGRRNSPEYQALLKSYGIEVVKGA; encoded by the coding sequence ATGGAAACAACTATCAATTCAGACCGGAAAATTACAGTTGCAGAAGCCCCTGAAGGCATCTCTGGTGCGGGCTTTTTTGCCACAAGTTTAGATAAGGTAGTGGGACTGGCGAGGAAAAACTCGATATGGCCATTGCCATTTGCTACATCCTGCTGTGGCATTGAGTTTATGGCTTCCATGGCTTCTCATTATGACTTCGCGAGGTTCGGAGCAGAAAGAGTGAGTTTTTCTCCACGGCAAGCCGATTTGCTGATGGTGATGGGAACGATCGCCAAAAAAATGGGACCTATCCTTAAACAGGTATATGAGCAGATGGCTGAACCTCGCTGGGTGATAGCCGTGGGTGCCTGTGCATCAAGTGGAGGCATCTTTGATACATATTCAGTTTTGCAGGGTATTGATCAGATTATTCCTGTTGATGTCTATGTTCCTGGATGTCCGCCAAGGCCAGAGCAGATTATCGACGGATTGATGCGTATCCAGGATTTAGTAGCCAATGAATCATTAGGAAGAAGAAACTCGCCTGAGTACCAGGCATTGTTGAAGTCGTATGGGATAGAAGTGGTGAAGGGTGCTTAG
- a CDS encoding DUF547 domain-containing protein: MTATLLSQELLLAVRSDKPVEPLLSALGNLSGNALINDLTGINERKSFWLNIYNSFLQIKLQHAQPALNRFVKRIRFFSKKNILIAGQHLSLNDIEHGILRNSSIWWSMGHLRKINPSSFEKLQRVHLDYRIHFALNCGASSCPPITFYQPHRLDTQLNEAMYAFLESDIVFNHDHSQAMVSAIFKWYKADFGGTAGIVRLISNHFQLKNPHKLRITYKPYDWHIRPKYFAPFITTNTVH; this comes from the coding sequence ATGACTGCCACCTTACTCTCGCAAGAGCTGCTCTTAGCAGTGAGATCAGATAAGCCTGTGGAACCGCTGCTGTCGGCACTCGGTAATTTATCCGGCAATGCATTAATAAATGACTTAACAGGTATCAATGAGCGAAAGTCATTCTGGTTGAATATCTACAATTCCTTTCTTCAGATTAAATTGCAGCATGCGCAGCCGGCACTGAACCGCTTTGTTAAGAGGATCCGCTTCTTCAGCAAAAAAAATATTCTCATCGCCGGTCAGCACCTTTCATTGAATGACATTGAACATGGTATCCTGAGAAATTCATCAATCTGGTGGAGCATGGGTCATCTGAGAAAAATCAATCCTTCGAGTTTCGAAAAGCTGCAGCGCGTACATTTGGATTACAGGATTCATTTTGCCTTAAACTGCGGCGCTTCAAGTTGTCCTCCTATCACCTTTTATCAGCCTCACCGGCTGGACACACAATTAAATGAGGCGATGTATGCGTTTCTTGAAAGCGACATTGTTTTCAACCATGATCATTCGCAGGCAATGGTTTCTGCAATTTTCAAATGGTACAAAGCTGATTTTGGCGGAACTGCCGGAATAGTGAGGCTCATCAGTAATCATTTTCAACTCAAAAATCCACATAAACTCCGCATCACATATAAACCTTATGACTGGCATATAAGGCCGAAATATTTCGCACCTTTCATTACGACCAACACGGTTCATTAA
- the ltaE gene encoding low-specificity L-threonine aldolase: MIDLRSDTVTRPTKTMLDAMMNAPVGDDVFGDDPTINALEAKAAALFGMEAALFCPSGTMTNQIAVKTHTQPGDEVIIERSNHVYFYEAGGIAFHSGCSVRLINGNRGRITPFDITDNINPVNDHHAVTRLVSIENTANRGGGSYYTLQEMTALSNAAHESGIKIHLDGARIFNALVELNVSPVEVGKHFDSISCCLSKGLGCPVGSLLLSDKEFIRRARKYRKVFGGGMRQAGILAAAGIYALDHHIHRLKDDHRRAQAIGKVLADAHYIDWLLPVDTNIIIFRLRDEFDAAGFVQQLKAHEILAVPIGKNQVRMVTHLDVDDEMLQRVINVLTTMY; encoded by the coding sequence ATGATTGACCTCAGAAGTGATACTGTAACCCGGCCAACCAAAACCATGCTAGATGCCATGATGAACGCACCGGTCGGCGATGATGTATTTGGTGATGACCCAACCATCAATGCACTGGAAGCCAAAGCGGCTGCATTATTCGGCATGGAAGCAGCCTTGTTTTGTCCATCCGGCACCATGACCAATCAAATCGCAGTTAAAACACATACGCAGCCCGGTGATGAAGTGATCATCGAACGTTCCAATCATGTTTACTTTTACGAAGCCGGCGGCATTGCCTTTCATTCAGGTTGTTCCGTCAGGCTGATCAATGGCAACAGGGGCAGAATTACGCCGTTCGATATCACTGACAATATCAACCCTGTAAATGACCATCATGCTGTCACCCGCCTGGTGAGTATTGAAAATACTGCCAATCGCGGTGGTGGAAGCTACTATACTTTGCAGGAAATGACTGCCCTCAGCAATGCTGCCCATGAATCAGGTATTAAAATCCATCTGGATGGTGCGCGGATATTCAATGCGCTCGTCGAGTTGAATGTGTCACCTGTTGAAGTAGGAAAACACTTCGACTCTATCTCCTGCTGCCTGTCCAAAGGTTTAGGTTGCCCGGTTGGGTCACTGCTGTTATCTGATAAGGAGTTTATCAGGCGGGCAAGAAAATATCGTAAAGTGTTTGGTGGCGGTATGCGGCAGGCAGGTATTCTCGCCGCCGCGGGTATCTATGCCCTTGATCATCACATCCACCGCCTGAAAGATGATCATCGAAGGGCACAGGCAATTGGGAAAGTTTTAGCAGACGCACATTACATCGACTGGCTTCTGCCGGTTGACACCAATATCATCATCTTCCGTTTGCGCGATGAGTTTGATGCGGCAGGATTTGTACAGCAGCTCAAAGCACATGAAATACTGGCTGTCCCTATCGGGAAAAACCAGGTACGCATGGTTACACACCTTGATGTGGATGATGAAATGCTGCAAAGAGTGATTAATGTGTTAACAACAATGTACTGA
- the fsa gene encoding fructose-6-phosphate aldolase yields the protein MKFFIDTANISQIEEANDLGILDGVTTNPSLMAKEGIRGEENILKHYSKICDLVGKNVSAEVISTDFTGMVAEGKKLAALHPAIVVKVPMIKDGIKALKWFSDNGIKTNCTLVFSAGQAIMAAKAGANFVSPFIGRIDDASWDGVQLIEQIVHIYGNYGYKTEVLAASIRNPLHIVRCAEAGADVCTCPLDSILGLLKHPLTDIGLEKFLADHKKSQQ from the coding sequence ATGAAGTTTTTCATCGACACGGCAAATATCAGTCAGATTGAGGAGGCGAATGATCTCGGCATACTGGATGGGGTGACTACCAATCCTTCTCTGATGGCAAAGGAAGGTATTAGAGGAGAAGAAAATATTCTGAAACACTATTCTAAGATTTGTGATCTGGTGGGAAAGAATGTTAGCGCGGAGGTGATTTCGACCGATTTTACCGGCATGGTTGCAGAAGGAAAAAAGCTTGCAGCACTTCATCCTGCTATCGTAGTAAAGGTGCCGATGATCAAAGATGGTATTAAAGCGCTGAAGTGGTTTTCTGACAATGGAATAAAAACCAATTGCACACTGGTGTTTTCAGCAGGGCAGGCCATTATGGCCGCCAAAGCCGGCGCCAACTTCGTATCTCCGTTTATAGGTAGAATTGATGATGCAAGCTGGGATGGTGTTCAGTTGATTGAACAGATCGTGCACATATACGGCAACTATGGATATAAGACAGAAGTCTTAGCTGCTTCGATCAGAAATCCGTTACACATCGTTCGTTGTGCTGAAGCAGGCGCTGATGTTTGTACCTGCCCGCTGGATTCGATTTTGGGATTACTGAAACATCCGCTTACAGATATTGGCCTGGAGAAGTTCCTGGCCGACCATAAGAAAAGCCAACAATAA
- the floA gene encoding flotillin-like protein FloA (flotillin-like protein involved in membrane lipid rafts) — MDPVFLGIVAVLVIILIFLFLYIVPLNLWIRALVAGAPIGIGQLVAMRIRKVPAALVVDALINSTKAGLHVSSNEIETHFLAGGNVNQVIRAIISADKANIPLDWKMATAINLAGRDVFEAVQMSVQPKVIDTPPVTAVAKNGIQLISKARVTVRTNINKLVGGAGEETVLARVGEGIVSCIGSAMSHKDVLENPDSISKVVLAKGLDAGTAFEILSIDIADIDVGKNIGAQLQMDQANADKNIAQAKAEERRAMAVATEQEMKARGTEMRAKVIEAEALIPQAMAEAFRNGNMGIMDYYKMKNIQADTSMRESLGGPHEVKKD; from the coding sequence ATGGATCCGGTCTTTTTAGGAATAGTAGCGGTGCTGGTCATCATACTGATATTCTTGTTTCTGTATATCGTTCCGCTGAACCTTTGGATAAGGGCATTGGTAGCCGGCGCGCCGATTGGCATCGGGCAACTGGTGGCCATGCGTATCCGGAAGGTGCCGGCTGCTTTGGTGGTGGATGCACTCATCAATTCCACCAAGGCCGGCTTGCATGTTTCTTCCAATGAAATTGAAACACATTTCCTGGCCGGAGGTAATGTTAACCAGGTTATACGGGCTATCATATCGGCTGACAAAGCAAATATTCCATTGGATTGGAAAATGGCCACTGCCATTAACCTGGCCGGGCGTGATGTATTTGAAGCGGTGCAGATGTCGGTACAGCCTAAGGTAATTGATACACCACCGGTGACTGCTGTAGCCAAAAACGGTATTCAGCTTATTTCCAAAGCACGTGTCACGGTAAGAACTAACATCAATAAACTGGTGGGTGGTGCCGGGGAAGAAACAGTGCTGGCGCGGGTGGGTGAAGGTATTGTGAGTTGTATTGGTTCTGCCATGTCGCATAAAGATGTACTGGAAAACCCTGACTCTATATCCAAGGTAGTGCTGGCGAAAGGGCTTGATGCAGGGACGGCATTTGAAATTTTGTCGATCGACATTGCAGATATTGATGTCGGTAAGAATATCGGTGCACAGCTGCAGATGGATCAGGCCAATGCAGACAAGAATATTGCGCAGGCGAAGGCGGAAGAACGCCGTGCTATGGCGGTTGCCACCGAACAGGAAATGAAGGCCCGTGGAACAGAGATGAGGGCAAAAGTGATCGAAGCGGAGGCACTCATTCCGCAAGCTATGGCAGAGGCATTCAGAAACGGCAATATGGGTATTATGGATTACTACAAAATGAAAAATATCCAGGCTGATACTTCGATGCGTGAATCACTTGGCGGTCCGCATGAGGTGAAAAAGGATTGA
- a CDS encoding APC family permease: MQATAINMIDMVGIGPFVTIPLIIGAMNGPQSILAWLLGALLAFMDGFVWSELGAAMPMAGGSYQFLRKIYGEKKWGLLMSFLYIWQTVIQAPLVIASGAIGFAMYAQYLIPLSAFEQKVVAGGVIIVIYVLLNRRIASVGRLSVLLWTGVIFTIGWLIFGGLSHFDPVLAFTYPENAFQFNMLFFAGLGNASIKTVYSYLGYYNVCHLGGEIRQPEKNIPRSIFISIAGIASLYLLMQICILGVIPWEQARDSSFIVSLFFEAIYGKTAATIATVMILWIALSSLFAVMLGYSRVPYAAAVDGNFFSVFARVHPVKKIPHISLMILAATAFVFSLMFKLKEVITAIIVMRILIQFVGQAAGVIYLRHKKDPLQLPYRMWLYPVPAVSAIIIWLFIFFSSGWNYILGASGIILAGCFIFLLRARSLAEWPFYKSGIEKDAS; the protein is encoded by the coding sequence ATGCAGGCTACCGCTATTAATATGATCGATATGGTTGGCATCGGACCGTTCGTCACCATTCCTTTAATCATTGGCGCCATGAACGGGCCACAGTCTATTCTTGCATGGTTACTGGGTGCTCTGCTGGCATTCATGGATGGATTTGTGTGGAGTGAACTGGGTGCTGCCATGCCGATGGCAGGTGGCAGCTATCAGTTTCTCCGCAAAATATACGGAGAGAAAAAATGGGGATTGCTGATGTCTTTCCTGTACATCTGGCAAACCGTCATACAGGCGCCATTGGTGATTGCTTCCGGAGCAATTGGCTTTGCCATGTATGCACAATACCTGATTCCTTTGTCAGCCTTTGAGCAAAAAGTAGTGGCTGGCGGTGTTATTATTGTTATTTATGTTTTGCTCAACAGGCGCATTGCTTCCGTTGGACGGTTATCAGTACTTCTGTGGACCGGTGTTATTTTTACCATTGGCTGGTTAATTTTTGGCGGGCTTTCTCATTTTGATCCGGTGCTGGCATTTACATATCCGGAAAATGCATTTCAATTCAATATGCTTTTTTTTGCGGGCCTGGGCAATGCTTCAATTAAAACCGTTTATTCTTATTTAGGTTACTATAACGTCTGTCATTTGGGAGGAGAGATCAGGCAGCCTGAAAAGAATATTCCAAGAAGCATCTTTATTTCCATTGCCGGCATTGCCAGTTTGTATTTATTGATGCAAATCTGCATTTTGGGTGTCATTCCCTGGGAACAGGCACGCGATTCATCATTTATAGTATCCTTGTTTTTTGAAGCCATCTATGGCAAGACCGCCGCAACCATAGCTACGGTCATGATTCTATGGATCGCCCTTTCATCGTTGTTTGCCGTCATGCTTGGATATTCACGGGTACCTTATGCAGCGGCCGTGGATGGCAACTTCTTCTCTGTTTTTGCCCGGGTGCATCCGGTCAAGAAGATACCGCATATCTCCCTGATGATTCTTGCCGCCACGGCTTTTGTTTTCAGCTTAATGTTCAAGCTGAAAGAAGTGATCACCGCCATTATCGTAATGCGGATACTCATACAGTTTGTCGGTCAGGCTGCCGGCGTGATTTACCTGAGGCATAAAAAAGATCCGTTGCAGCTTCCTTATCGGATGTGGCTTTACCCTGTGCCGGCCGTTTCCGCTATTATCATCTGGTTATTCATTTTCTTTTCCAGCGGATGGAATTATATTCTTGGCGCTTCAGGCATCATCCTGGCTGGCTGTTTCATTTTCCTGCTAAGAGCGCGCAGTTTGGCCGAATGGCCATTTTACAAATCCGGTATTGAAAAGGATGCTTCCTGA
- a CDS encoding OmpA family protein, whose amino-acid sequence MRHFSKLFFAVVLTNFLFASQLSAQSTKRPWLIGAGLNVIDFNAPYNFDQIAKTEYWNVLPAISKLSLARTLNPSLAVDLQAGGSRITTINGGEEIGARGFLDLDADLRYKFDNGYIIKENAVVAPYVFAGVGINYLSQDQVRPNVGGGLGFNFWFWKDFGLFVQSAYRLVPGGDETVAGKQNYLNHSAGIVVRFGKNDTDKDGIEDDEDACVDEPGPASTMGCPDRDNDAVADKTDACPDVAGPVALNGCPDADADGIADKDDRCPSAAGSKALNGCPDRDADNVADIDDLCPDQKGLVDMKGCPDTDGDKVSDKDDKCPTRAGTVALKGCPDRDGDGIADDDDRCPQDAGPQSNGGCPVPKAEEIQSINVSAKSIQFVTGSDKIQTGSYGTLDNIASLMLKYPNTRWSIEGHTDNVGKEAKNLALSKSRAASVKNYFISKGVGAERLDSEGYGQIRPIADNKTAAGRTENRRVEIKLIEINVKQ is encoded by the coding sequence ATGAGACATTTTAGCAAACTCTTTTTTGCTGTTGTGCTGACAAATTTTCTGTTTGCATCGCAGTTAAGTGCACAAAGTACGAAGCGCCCCTGGTTGATTGGCGCGGGGTTGAACGTCATCGACTTCAATGCCCCATACAACTTTGATCAGATTGCGAAGACGGAATATTGGAACGTTCTGCCAGCCATCAGCAAACTTTCACTGGCGCGTACACTGAATCCATCGCTGGCAGTTGACTTGCAGGCAGGTGGTTCAAGGATTACCACTATTAACGGTGGTGAAGAGATTGGTGCCAGGGGATTTCTTGACCTGGATGCCGATTTGCGTTACAAATTTGACAATGGTTACATCATCAAGGAAAATGCTGTTGTGGCACCTTATGTTTTTGCCGGTGTGGGCATAAACTATTTGTCACAGGATCAGGTTCGTCCGAATGTAGGCGGTGGCCTCGGATTCAATTTCTGGTTTTGGAAAGACTTCGGATTATTTGTTCAGTCTGCCTATCGGTTGGTTCCCGGTGGTGATGAAACTGTTGCCGGAAAGCAAAATTATCTTAACCATTCAGCAGGTATAGTAGTGCGTTTTGGCAAAAATGATACTGACAAGGACGGCATAGAAGATGATGAAGATGCATGCGTTGACGAGCCTGGTCCTGCATCCACAATGGGTTGCCCTGACCGCGACAATGATGCAGTGGCTGATAAGACAGATGCCTGCCCGGATGTTGCAGGTCCTGTTGCATTGAATGGTTGCCCTGATGCTGATGCTGATGGCATCGCTGATAAAGACGACCGTTGCCCGAGTGCCGCTGGTTCAAAAGCACTCAATGGCTGCCCTGACCGTGATGCTGATAACGTTGCAGATATCGATGATCTGTGTCCTGATCAGAAAGGGCTTGTTGACATGAAAGGTTGCCCTGATACAGATGGGGATAAAGTTTCTGATAAGGATGATAAGTGCCCTACCAGGGCAGGTACTGTAGCCCTGAAAGGTTGTCCTGACCGTGACGGCGATGGTATCGCTGATGATGATGACCGCTGCCCGCAGGACGCAGGACCACAATCAAATGGCGGTTGCCCTGTACCAAAAGCTGAGGAAATTCAATCAATCAATGTCAGTGCAAAATCAATTCAGTTTGTAACAGGTAGTGATAAGATTCAAACCGGATCTTACGGCACACTGGATAACATTGCTTCGCTGATGCTGAAATACCCGAACACACGGTGGAGCATTGAAGGCCATACTGATAATGTTGGTAAAGAAGCGAAGAACCTCGCACTCTCCAAGAGCCGTGCTGCCTCTGTGAAGAATTACTTCATTTCGAAAGGAGTAGGAGCTGAACGCCTTGATTCGGAAGGTTACGGACAAATTCGCCCGATTGCTGATAACAAGACTGCAGCAGGACGTACCGAAAATCGCCGTGTAGAAATTAAGTTGATAGAAATAAATGTAAAGCAATAA
- a CDS encoding metal-dependent hydrolase codes for MFGELTYLYPKPIFLDTITHIVLGAAIGEAIAGKKMGKRAMLWGALANNAPDLDVFPGLLQSVPDSLLSHRGFTHSITCALIIPPLLAWLFQRLYQKKNFGYTTWYLIFATGFFAHIFIDSLTNYGTGWFEPFSHYRVSFNTIFVLDPFYTISLLLSFIILLLLKFRAPSRKYFLYGGLIISTAYLLFTVVNKISVDQFFEQSLHTNEIAADDFMTTPTPLNNFLWYDLAKTDNGFYIGYHSIFDTKPDMELTFIPKNDSLLGDFRNDPGVQKLIRFSQDYYCITQNDSAGIDFHDMRFGQVGGWDNPYAGFVFSYNITKNAQQKANINQGRFEASTGEAFHSLVRRIKGIH; via the coding sequence ATTTTTGGTGAACTGACCTATCTTTATCCAAAACCGATATTTCTGGATACAATTACGCATATCGTCCTTGGCGCAGCAATCGGCGAAGCAATTGCCGGCAAAAAAATGGGTAAGCGTGCCATGTTGTGGGGCGCATTAGCCAATAATGCGCCTGACCTGGACGTATTTCCAGGCTTGCTGCAAAGCGTGCCGGATTCCTTGCTTTCTCACAGGGGATTCACCCATTCCATCACATGCGCGCTCATCATACCTCCTCTCCTTGCCTGGCTATTTCAGCGATTATATCAGAAGAAGAACTTCGGCTACACAACCTGGTATCTCATTTTTGCAACCGGATTTTTCGCTCATATTTTTATAGATTCCCTGACCAATTATGGCACAGGGTGGTTTGAGCCATTCAGCCATTACAGGGTATCTTTTAACACCATTTTCGTATTAGACCCATTCTATACGATCTCGCTGCTGCTGTCATTTATCATCCTGCTGCTACTGAAATTCAGGGCGCCTTCGCGAAAGTATTTTTTGTATGGCGGCTTAATCATAAGTACAGCATACCTGCTCTTTACAGTGGTTAACAAGATTTCTGTCGACCAGTTTTTTGAGCAATCTCTGCATACAAATGAGATAGCAGCAGATGATTTTATGACCACTCCAACACCGTTAAACAACTTTCTCTGGTACGATCTTGCCAAAACTGACAATGGATTCTATATTGGTTATCATTCCATATTTGACACCAAACCTGATATGGAGCTAACCTTCATTCCAAAAAACGATTCATTACTGGGCGATTTCCGTAATGACCCGGGCGTGCAAAAGCTCATACGTTTCTCCCAGGATTACTATTGCATCACGCAGAATGACTCCGCCGGAATTGACTTTCATGATATGCGATTCGGGCAGGTTGGCGGATGGGATAACCCGTATGCCGGTTTTGTATTTTCATACAACATCACCAAAAACGCACAACAAAAGGCCAATATCAATCAGGGCAGGTTTGAAGCATCAACAGGCGAAGCATTTCATTCACTGGTGAGGCGAATTAAGGGTATTCACTGA
- a CDS encoding DMT family transporter, producing MRKSYLYLHTAILLWGFTGIFARAIDLTEGVLVWYRLLLTSACWLAIALFTGKVKRLPFKEALRISYVGCLVAVHWLFFYGSIKYSNISVGMSCLAMIAVFSSILEPLLTGRRFQWFELGLALFAATGMFLIFEFNVQYRTGVLLGLISAFLGSYFTIRNKMLMSVYNSETVTTYELCSGFLYLTLLMPLYLWFFPTEKYLPAPGEWILLTIFTVVCTVIPFNLSMKALRNISAFTANLSINMEPLYGITLAFIFYHEQNELHPGFYAGTLIILSSVVVYMFLKFRQLRKSRKPATEDLASAELL from the coding sequence ATGCGTAAGTCGTATCTCTACCTTCATACTGCCATCCTGTTATGGGGATTCACCGGCATTTTTGCCAGGGCCATTGACCTTACGGAAGGTGTGCTGGTTTGGTACCGATTGCTGTTAACATCCGCCTGCTGGCTTGCCATTGCATTATTCACCGGCAAAGTGAAAAGACTGCCTTTTAAGGAGGCGCTACGCATCAGCTACGTGGGATGCCTCGTTGCGGTTCATTGGCTGTTTTTTTACGGCTCTATCAAATATTCCAATATTTCGGTTGGGATGAGCTGCCTTGCCATGATTGCCGTCTTTTCCTCGATCCTGGAACCGCTGCTTACGGGCCGCAGATTTCAATGGTTTGAACTGGGGCTTGCGCTTTTCGCCGCAACAGGCATGTTCCTGATTTTTGAATTCAATGTTCAGTACAGAACAGGCGTCCTGCTTGGCCTGATCTCCGCCTTTCTCGGATCGTATTTCACTATCCGCAATAAAATGCTGATGTCTGTTTACAATTCCGAAACAGTAACAACTTATGAATTGTGCAGCGGATTTTTGTACCTCACCTTATTGATGCCGCTCTATCTCTGGTTTTTTCCCACCGAAAAATATCTGCCGGCTCCCGGCGAATGGATATTGCTTACGATATTTACCGTGGTCTGTACGGTAATTCCCTTCAACCTTTCGATGAAGGCACTGAGAAATATCTCTGCTTTCACGGCCAATCTTTCCATTAACATGGAACCCTTATATGGAATTACCCTTGCATTTATCTTTTACCATGAACAAAATGAACTGCATCCCGGGTTTTATGCCGGAACGTTGATCATCCTCAGTTCTGTGGTGGTATATATGTTCCTGAAATTTCGACAGCTTCGTAAAAGCCGTAAACCGGCAACGGAAGACCTTGCAAGTGCTGAACTGCTTTGA
- a CDS encoding rhomboid family intramembrane serine protease, whose amino-acid sequence MGFDITLVLIIITVAVSIAAFQSEDLRNRLLMNPYVVKHDRQWYRFISSGFIHANWTHLLFNIIVFYSFSSIVKYYYDAHFGMRATWYFLILYLGGMIISDLPTYIRHQNHPWYNSLGASGAVSAVLFAFIFFDPLGTIYFYFLPMPGIVMGILYLGYSWYMAKQGGDNINHDAHFYGAVFGIVYTFLLKPSLGLDFFHKLLQFS is encoded by the coding sequence ATGGGATTCGATATCACATTAGTGCTGATAATAATCACGGTGGCCGTCTCCATTGCAGCTTTTCAGTCAGAGGACCTCAGGAACAGACTCCTCATGAATCCCTATGTCGTGAAACATGACCGGCAGTGGTACCGGTTCATCTCTTCCGGATTTATTCATGCCAACTGGACCCACCTGCTCTTCAATATCATTGTATTTTATTCTTTCAGTTCAATTGTTAAATATTATTATGATGCGCACTTTGGTATGCGTGCCACCTGGTATTTTTTGATCTTATACCTTGGTGGCATGATTATATCGGATCTGCCGACTTATATCAGGCATCAGAATCATCCATGGTATAACAGCCTTGGGGCGTCGGGAGCTGTTTCTGCTGTTTTGTTTGCTTTTATTTTCTTTGATCCCCTGGGTACTATCTATTTTTATTTTCTTCCGATGCCCGGCATTGTAATGGGCATTCTGTATCTTGGTTACTCATGGTACATGGCGAAGCAGGGTGGTGATAACATTAACCATGATGCTCATTTCTATGGCGCTGTTTTCGGCATCGTTTACACATTTTTGCTCAAACCATCGCTGGGCCTTGATTTCTTTCATAAACTCCTGCAATTTTCATAA